The stretch of DNA ACCTGCTGGGTGTGCCGCGCCGAGGGCACCATGTGCCCGATGAACCGGCGCTCATCGGCGGTGATCACCCGCTGCATCTCGGCGATCGGCGGCAACCGGTACAGCCCGGCCGCCCACGCCGCGAGCAGCCGCGCCTGGCACTCGACGAACGGGAACAGCGTCGGCACCGCCTGCGCGAACCCGGCGAACGCGAGGTCGTCGAAGCCGGGCTTGAACATCCGCTTGTAGAGCGGGAAGTGGTTGTCCGGGGCGCTGAGGAACTCTTCGTCGAAGAACGGGAAGGTGATGTTGTACCCGGTGGCGCAGACGATGACGTCGAACTGACCGCTGGAGCCGTCCTGGAAGTGCACGGTCCGCCCGTCGACGCGCGCCACGTCGCCGTTGGCCACCAGGTCGCCGGAGCCGAGGCGCACCGGCAGCTCCACGGACTGCGTCGGGTGCGCCTCGAACAGCTTGTGGTTCGGCGTCGGCAGCCCGTAGTCCTGCGGACGTCCCGCGGCGAGCGGCTGGAGCAGTTGGACCAGCTTGCGCTGCCACGACAGCGGCAGGTGCGGCGTGGTCCGGAAGTACTTGTCCGCCGGAGCGCCCGCGATGTACTTGGGCACCACCCACGCGCCGGAGCGGGTGGACAGCGTCACCTCGTTGCGCAACGTCTTCGAGGACAGCTCGACGGCGATGTCCGCGGCGCTGTTGCCGATGCCGACGACCAGGATCGACTTCCCGGTGAGCTCGAGCGGATCGTGCGGGTCCACGTAGGCGTGCGAGTGGATCCGCTCGCCGGTGAATTCCCCGTCGAACTGCGGGAAGCGCGGGTCCCAGTGGTGTCCGTTGGCGACCACGAGCAGGTCGAAGTGCCTGCGCTGCCCCCGCTGGGTGTCGAGCTCCCAGCCGCCTCCCGGAACTCGTCGCGCGTGCAAGACCTCGTTGCCGAACTCGATGCGGTCGGTGAGCCCGAACGCGGCGGCGTAGCCGTCCAGGTACTGCTTGATCTGCGTGTGGTGCGGGAAGTCCGGGAACTCCGCGGGAATCGGGAAGTCCCGGAAGGACAGCTGGTGCTTGGAAGTGTCGATGTGCAGTGACCGGTAGGCGCTGCTGCGCCCGTTCGGGTTCCCGAACGCCCAGTTGCCGCCGATGCGGTCGGACGATTCGAAGCAGCTGTAGCCCACCCCGTAGTCGCCGAGCATCTTGCCCGCGGTCAACCCGCTGATCCCTGCTCCGATGATCGCGGCGGTGGGGGCCATGAGCACTCCTCGCGGAGCGCTTCCGGCGATCCGCCGGTTCGCCCCTGGTCAACGCAGGTGGCCGGATCGTATGTTGGCAGCAGCCGAAAATCTTGTCCAGACAGGAGTCCAGATGGGTGCTGCGGACCGGACCGGCGAACGAGTGGCTTTGGTCGTCGGGGGCGCCTCGGGCATCGGGGCCGCCACGGCGCAGGCGCTGCGCGACGACGGCTGCCGGGTGATCACCGCCGATCTCGCCGCCGCGCAGCACACCCCGGACGTCGCGGTGGACGTCACCGACGAGGAATCGGTGCGCGCGCTGTTCGAGGACGTGGCCGAACACGAGAAGCGGCTGGACGTGGTGGTCAACAGCGTCGGCGTGAGCACGCTCGCGCTGATCACGGACCTGGCGGCGGAGGAATTCCGCCGGGTGCTCGACGTGTGCCTGAGCGGCGCGTTCCTGGTGATCAAGCACGCGGGCCGGAACATGTCGTCCGGCGGCTGCGTCGTGTCGCTGGCCTCGCTCAACGCGCGCCAGCCCGCCGAGGGCATGGCGGCCTACTGCTCGGCAAAGGCCGGTCTGGCGATGCTCACCGAGGTGGCCGCGCTGGAGCTGGCGGCACGCGGCATCCGGGTCAACGCGATCTCGCCGGGCCTGGTCGCGACACCGTTGACCGCTCCCGCCCTGGACGTTCCTGGTGTGCACGAGGACTACCTGGCGAACACGCCGCTCGGCCGATCCGGACGGCCGGAGGAGATCGCGGACGCTGCCGTGTTCATCAGCCGGAACGAATGGATGACCGGCGAGGTGATGGACCTCAACGGAGGCGCGCACCTGCGGCGCTACCCGGATCTGCTGGGACACGTGCGGCGGGAGTTCGGCTGAGCCGGCCCGCCACCGGCCGTCCGGTCAGCGTCCCCAGGCGGAGTCGACGGCGAACAGGTAGTTCCGGGTTCCGGTGGTGACTTCCGCGGTGCGCACCCAGGAACGCTTGTTCCAGGTGTACATCGCGTACCCGAGCCCGTGCAGGTGGTCGGTGAACTCGGCGGCGCTCGTGCGGTAGCGGGACAGGTGCCGGTCCTCGATCTCCAGCAGCAGCGTCGGGTGGTGGCGTTCGACGGTCGCCGCCGCGCCTTCGACGACGTTCGGCTCGAAACCTTCCACGTCCACCTTCATGAAGTCGACCCGCTCGACGCTCTGCTGCGCGCAGAACTCGTCGACCACGCGGATCGGGGTGCGCCAGGAGCGGGTCTTGGTGAACGTCGTGTCCGGCCTGGTCTGCCGCACGCCGTCGTTGACGTGCGCGTGCCCGTGGATCGGGGCGAATCCGAACTTCACCGGCAGCGCCATCTCCAGCGACCCGGGTTCGCTGCCCACCGCGGCGTCGGTGACGCGCACGTTTTGCAAGCCGCACGCGCGAACGCCCGTCCGCAGCACGCGCCGGGGCTTCGGCTGCGGCTCGAACGAGTACACCGCGCCCGCGGGCCCGGCCAGGCTCGCCAGCGTGAAGCTGTACATCCCGTAGGCGGCGCCGATGTCGAAGCAGACATCACCCGGGCGCACCAGCTCCGCCAGCCCCCGCAGTTCCGGCTCCGCCAGCGAAAGCGAAGCGGATCCGCGCAGCGCACCGGCGATCATCGCGAGCCGCCTGCCCGCGGGTCGCGCGGCCGGGCGGGCAGGAGCGTTCTCGGACATGGCGATCGACGATCCTTCACTGGTCGCTCGGGTGGGCGCGGCGCGATGCGCCGCGCCGTCGCCGAAGTCTAGCGAGCAGCGCGGGAGGCGTAGGTTGCCCTGGACGGATCAGGGGGGTTCCCCGCCCCTGGCTACACGCGACCCGCGCGCGCTCAGCTCGTGGCCTCAACGGGTGAAAGATCTCGAAAAATGCCCGAGAACGGCTTGCTGAAGTCACCATACATCGCATGGCAGCGAACGCCGACGAGATCGTGATCACCAAGGTTGCCCCGGATGACATCGAGACGGTCGAAGCGTCAATTGCTTTGGGCAACCGGTCCAAGAAGACGCTCGGAATGCTTCCGCACGCCGCCTACTATGGTTATGCGGAGAAAGGTGGTTTGCTGACCGCAGTCATCGGCGGAGCGATCGTCGGCTACGCGCTCTTCCAATTTCCGCGGAACGAAGTTTCGCTGACCCATCTCTGCGTCCACCCAGAGAATCGCCGCCGAGGTGTCGCGCAGTTGCTCGTGACCGAGATTAGCAGGCGACATTCGGACAAGCTCGGGGTTCGGGCGAAGTGTCGCGATGACTACGAGATGGATGATACTTGGCGATCGTTGGGATTCACGAAGCGCGCTTCCACGCTCGGGCGCGGTAAGGATGCAGCGGCGATGACGGTATGGTGGCGAGACCACGGGCATCCGGACCTGTTCACTCAGTACGATGAACTGAGCCCACTGGCGGTCGTGGCTGATGTGAATGTCTTGCTGGACCTGTTTATCCGGCCTGAGCATCCGCGTGCCGCTGACTCGCGAATGCTGCTTGCGGACCACCTGGTAGATCGTTTGGAGGTCGTCACGACCAGAGGGTTGGATCGCGATCTCGCCCGGCACCCATCCGATGATCAGGAAAATCTTCGCAAGGCGGCGGCGTCTTGTCCGCGCAAGGAAGGTCCACCGTGGGAAGCCGAGCAACTTTACGAACTTTTGTTATCCGACGTCGTTCGAGACAATCCCGGATTTCCCAAAAACGATCAGGACGTAGGAGACCTGTGGCAGCTCGCGGAAGCGGCCGTCTGCGGTGCTGGAGCCTTCGTCACTTGGGATGAGGCGTTGATCAGGCGGTTCGGTCCCATCGTGCGAGAGCGCACCGGTCTTCGGGTGATGTCTCCGGACCGCGTGATCACTCGTCTCGACGAGCTGGCGAACTTCATGGCCTACCAACCGGAAGCTCTGCACGACGGACGGTACACGACGGTGCAGGCGGCTTCGGACTCCGAAGATGAGCTGCTTGGCTTCTTGAACGCCGATAAAGGGGAACGCAAGAAAGAATTTCGAGACCACCTTCGGTGGCTGGCTCGATCACAGTTCCCGCACTGGATCATCCATGGCCCGGATCAGCGAGCGGTCGCGTGCTACGCGGGGTTCAAGGAGGGGTCTGTGTATCACGTTCCGCTGCTACGGATCGTGGATCACCCCATCGTCGACACCCTGGCGCGGCACCTCATCTGGGAGATTCGGCAAGCGGCGCGTAGGCAAGGGGCCAAAGTGGTGGATATCAGTGACGCTGCCCTACCTTCGCTTGTTGCACGTTTTGCCGAGTATGATGGATTGCGGCACATTGACGGTCATTGGTACGCGTGGATCGTTAACCGCTGTGGAACGAGCTTGGAAGTTACCGCGGAGATGAACGCCGCCCGTAATGTCGTCAAGGTGGGCAGCGGGGTGCCATTGCAACCCAACCTCGGTCGACATGCGGTCGCGGAGTTCGAACGTTCGCATTGGCCGGCAAAGGTCATCGACGGTGAGCTGCCGTGTTTCGCTGTCGCCATTCAGCCCAGGTGGAGTGCAGAATTGTTCGGTGAGCCACGCACGTTAACCCCGCGCGGTGATCAGCTTTCCCTGGGGGTGGACCATGTATATTATCGCAGCCCCAAAAACGGCTCGCTCGCTTACCCGGCTCGAATTCTGTGGTACATGAGCGAAAATATTAAGATGACCGGGAAGGCTCGGTTTATCGGTACATCGCTCCTATACGCGGTCAATGTTGGAGACGCTGCGGAGATGCATACTGCCCTGCGGAATTACGGTGTCTTCAGGGTGGCGGACGTGCAAGGGGCCGCCGATCAGG from Saccharopolyspora sp. SCSIO 74807 encodes:
- a CDS encoding NAD(P)-binding domain-containing protein; amino-acid sequence: MAPTAAIIGAGISGLTAGKMLGDYGVGYSCFESSDRIGGNWAFGNPNGRSSAYRSLHIDTSKHQLSFRDFPIPAEFPDFPHHTQIKQYLDGYAAAFGLTDRIEFGNEVLHARRVPGGGWELDTQRGQRRHFDLLVVANGHHWDPRFPQFDGEFTGERIHSHAYVDPHDPLELTGKSILVVGIGNSAADIAVELSSKTLRNEVTLSTRSGAWVVPKYIAGAPADKYFRTTPHLPLSWQRKLVQLLQPLAAGRPQDYGLPTPNHKLFEAHPTQSVELPVRLGSGDLVANGDVARVDGRTVHFQDGSSGQFDVIVCATGYNITFPFFDEEFLSAPDNHFPLYKRMFKPGFDDLAFAGFAQAVPTLFPFVECQARLLAAWAAGLYRLPPIAEMQRVITADERRFIGHMVPSARHTQQVDYFIYEHDLRTRELPEGLRRARAAGTAPSGGG
- a CDS encoding SDR family NAD(P)-dependent oxidoreductase; amino-acid sequence: MGAADRTGERVALVVGGASGIGAATAQALRDDGCRVITADLAAAQHTPDVAVDVTDEESVRALFEDVAEHEKRLDVVVNSVGVSTLALITDLAAEEFRRVLDVCLSGAFLVIKHAGRNMSSGGCVVSLASLNARQPAEGMAAYCSAKAGLAMLTEVAALELAARGIRVNAISPGLVATPLTAPALDVPGVHEDYLANTPLGRSGRPEEIADAAVFISRNEWMTGEVMDLNGGAHLRRYPDLLGHVRREFG
- a CDS encoding FkbM family methyltransferase — translated: MSENAPARPAARPAGRRLAMIAGALRGSASLSLAEPELRGLAELVRPGDVCFDIGAAYGMYSFTLASLAGPAGAVYSFEPQPKPRRVLRTGVRACGLQNVRVTDAAVGSEPGSLEMALPVKFGFAPIHGHAHVNDGVRQTRPDTTFTKTRSWRTPIRVVDEFCAQQSVERVDFMKVDVEGFEPNVVEGAAATVERHHPTLLLEIEDRHLSRYRTSAAEFTDHLHGLGYAMYTWNKRSWVRTAEVTTGTRNYLFAVDSAWGR